In one Halichondria panicea chromosome 4, odHalPani1.1, whole genome shotgun sequence genomic region, the following are encoded:
- the LOC135335485 gene encoding ras-like protein rasD, with translation MSDNERSRSFSDPGMTGGNNSALKPSCKKKLTLCVVGSGGVGKSSLTVRYLQGHFSEYYDPTVEESYITQIEYGFDQHDVEIIDTAGQEEFMLFRDSSLAKGDAFLAMFAINSPESWYDVQKLRAKIIQENDGDERVPMVFIANKSDLTPEESRKVNFDEVLEYCESCDCPLLETSAKTGLNVVESFRLLLDRISEIKPTNFKDSILTLPDHNLTKKDDSKCVIS, from the exons ATGAGTGACAATGAAAGAAGTAGATCATTTTCTGACCCTGGAATGACTGGAGGCAATAACTCAGCCTTGAAGCCTAGCTGTAAGAAGAAGCTGAccctgtgtgtggtgggcaGTGGAGGAGTGGGCAAGAGCTCTCTCACTGTGAGATACTTGCAGGGACATTTTTCAGAG TATTACGACCCAACAGTAG AGGAGAGTTACATCACACAAATTGAGTACGGATTCGATCAGCATGATGTGGAGATTATTGACACAGCTGGCCAAGAGGAGTTCATGCTCTTCAGAGACTCATCACTAGCGAAGGGAGATGCTTTCCTGGCTATGTTTGCAATTAACTCTCCTGAAAGCTGGTACGACGTTCAAAAGCTAAGAGCAAAGATAATTCAGGAAAATGATGGAGATGAACGGGTACCAATGGTTTTCATCGCAAATAAGAGT GATTTAACTCCAGAAGAATCACGAAAGGTTAATTTTGATGAAGTTTTGGAATACTgtgagtcatgtgactgtcCACTATTGGAAACCTCCGCAAAGACAGGACTAAACGTTGTAGAAAGCTTCAGATTACTGCTCGACAGAATATCAGAAATAAAGCCAACAAACTTCAAGGACTCAATACTGACTTTGCCTGATCATAACCTAACTAAAAAGGATGATAGCAAATGTGTTATATCATAA
- the LOC135335480 gene encoding YTH domain-containing protein 1-like, protein MTDQDNTVSMESPENIADNEEFEIISNPDLEDLEGKRKPRDVGRTISVTSDELLGVVRVNESPMDDDSLEFHDTADDQQFEVLESTGVVKSDSSEMQPQEENIEAEGSPKDSVPSLSSSAEEEKSGDSESTSSKDKDQESKRSISPIRFDESQGGEEPKDSKNSKDKSSGKSSTREKSKDHRHSGPHRITDKLFSNTRYFIIKSNNFDNVDIAKDKNVWSTPAYNEKRLNKAYRECRNVLLVFSVRESGRFQGIARLISESRHDGQRIQWVLPPHISQSQLGGVFKLDWLHRGELDFSACMDLKNPWNENKPVKISRDGQEVEPGVGEKLCQLWAKIASDDDILTDPSVRRDNQDQRTSGRNYGGHSGSHDFHPRHTPMPYHPHPMFNPYGYAHMSAAFYRPMTGDARNQIGHPAMMHPPSKHQLEAEALLDSKKRKVEYRKSSSSTRSSERRVESHHSRHESRRSGEKGRKVEKRSQRKKEKHSRRRSRTRSQSRSSDSSFEDDYGVKKETLLHGSYADYVKEYKSRSGGGGEPSSSGRGQGESSAGNSMPSVAQIASAYQKALSDVATALQQQQGSASSKMDPKMYAKKVEEFLSKKS, encoded by the exons ATGACTGACCAGGACAACACAGTATCAATGGAATCACCAG AAAATATAGCGGACAACGAGGAGTTTGAAATAATCAGTAACCCTGATCTTGAAGATCTAGAAGGCAAGAGAAAGCCTCGAGATGTTGGAAGAACTATAAGCGTGACCTCAGACGAGTTGCTTGGTGTTGTGAGAGTGAACGAGAGCCCGATGGATGATGACAGTCTTGAGTTCCACGACACGGCTGATGATCAACAGTTTGAAGTGTTGGAGAGTACAGGGGTAGTTAAAAGTGATTCCTCGGAGATGCAACCTCAAGAAGAGAATATTGAAGCTGAAG GGTCCCCTAAGGATAGTGTCCCTTCTCTGTCAAGCAGTGCTGAAGAAGAGAAGTCTGGAGACAGTGAATCCACCAGCAGCAAAGACAAAGATCAAG AAAGCAAAAGAAGCATTTCACCGATCCGCTTTGATGAAAGCCAAG GTGGGGAGGAGCCCAAGGATAGCAAGAATAGCAAGGATAAATCTAGTGGAAAATCATCAACGAGGGAAAAAAGCAAAG ACCACAGGCATTCGGGTCCTCACCGAATCACAGACAAGCTCTTCTCAAACACTCGCTACTTTATCATCAAGAGCAACAACTTTGACAACGTGGACATAGCCAAGGACAAG AATGTCTGGTCCACTCCTGCGTACAATGAGAAGAGGCTGAACAAAGCTTATAGG GAATGTCGTAATGTCCTGCTTGTTTTTTCAGTTCGTGAAAGTGGTCGATTTCAAG GCATAGCTCGTCTGATCTCCGAGTCTCGTCATGATGGTCAGCGTATCCAGTGGGTCTTGCCACCTCACATATCACAATCTCAGCTTGGAGGAGTCTTCAAACTAGACTGGCTACACAG AGGAGAGCTAGACTTCTCTGCCTGTATGGACCTCAAGAACCCCTGGAATGAGAACAAACCTGTCAAAATCAGTAGAGATGGGCAG GAGGTGGAGCCTGGCGTTGGAGAGAAGCTCTGTCAACTCTGGGCAAAGATAGCCTCCGATGATGACATCCTTACAGACCCTTCTGTTCGCCGTGACAACcaagatcagagaaccagtgGTAGAAATTACGGTGGTCATTCTGGAAGCCATGATTTCCATCCACGGCACACCCCAATGCCCTACCATCCTCATCCGATGTTCAACCCGTACGGCTACGCTCATATGAGTGCAGCATTTTATCGACCAATGACTGGAGATGCTAGGAATCAAATTGGTCACCCTGCAATGATGCACCCTCCAAG CAAGCATCAGCTAGAAGCAGAAGCTCTGTTGGACTCAAAGAAAAGAAAAGTGGAATATCGCAAGTCCTCAAGTAGTACCCGCAGTA GCGAGCGACGTGTGGAGTCGCATCACTCCCGTCATGAGTCTCGACGCTCTGGAGAGAAGGGTAGGAAGGTCGAGAAGAGGTCACAACGCAAGAAAGAGAAGCACTCCCGGAGGAG GTCACGGACTAGGTCACAGTCCCGTAGCTCTGACTCTTCCTTTGAGGATGACTATGGTGTTAAGAAAGAAACTCTACTTCATGGCTCGTATGCTGACTACGTCAAAGAGTACAAGTCTCGCTCTGGAGGGGGAGGAGAGCCAAGCTCTAGTGGGCGTGGTCAGGGAGAGTCTAGTGCCGGGAATTCGATGCCGTCAGTTGCCCAGATTGCATCAGCCTACCAAAAAGCACTCTCTGACGTGGCAACTGCCCTTCAACAGCAGCAAGGAAGTGCTAGCAGCAAG ATGGACCCAAAAATGTATGCAAAGAAAGTGGAGGAATTTCTCTCCAAGAAATCATGA
- the LOC135335479 gene encoding type II inositol 3,4-bisphosphate 4-phosphatase-like isoform X3: protein MGLTGQDPLKDKGVSIIGSQVLPSKKLYEKDARRTLYARSSNKERAQKLQSLTNVATVKHMSPKYELSLSCCNLPTSDEGNPPSTMVRVQSYTNQGDTTALATLSHTDVIESSVSPCYSHLVLLDLGPSCPLTGVLEFEVFSVNHTNMEMGDCTLDGQEECLLEGVVLKSQSVKGNSVHLRVGNIIGIATCNISSLTESTTTKELKLPLSQGQFVCGFLVVNVTQVSQVEESYQLRRNALVNRTDKDLPGGVLPNILTNVTRCHFSFPSSKTEDAKLKVFEEMYECVFNIQVPIELLKCYNREDIALLKELNSIGALGDKWLGVLREYQAMLHESIQSYSQYIGEMENLGETCGFKRSTVKRDETLQFIPCNLHLQRMRVQSSHEDTLVTGERTYNFCTFGCPADHGRSFKNGGLRKLLSECRSSPSFICKSTEGKASSIKQTIAKLAEIRTAICKYNSALYSATADAKPTAMNEAVTAISKQIQNLFWMMETKIVKEAVEGLIVARPGNALSTAPPTSKDAKRMSMKRQSIAVVGKCTCGKCLKCVPSPSDWLWNGSRVVQISSKWMMSDSISSIQNDLVKIVGLVESATLLVVDQQHLAVASEIGIGLGTFKPTYVWSNTLIPEFSKLKQTVEGLFRVATTSLSFALVQLDSYVKELKALKLRRDVVFSQALTSLVTSFYTSISQNFTDPSYLRQIRKIGFLAQFESLLSSAGDESGMLEDMCVAVAELACVKFQLLDLRSEDGAIDFQIKGTRDSLVVQFLIAPDLMALLPDKAIQSGELISVVPVLFTQGVNEKQTFAHIKHDLNLTTSLQLQDEINSQSLDHLCCYVKKFLELVKNQQSSQAQLRAVRVEDLLSHLKKTYSTHKSKNIELLVALHQLVHWVRGGRMTSCKSGKDRTSMSVTLEECCMLRNNHHLPGSEFVKTLSTLRSHGTRLENCLKNTGHRCYHFNQLQLVLLPKLLTPPPFTCRDPE from the exons ATGGGTCTAACAGGACAGGACCCCCTCAAGGACAAAGGAGTCTCCATCATAGGCTCACAGGTCTTACCATCCAAGAAGCTCTATGAAAAAGATG CCAGAAGAACATTGTACGCCAGGAGTTCAAACAAAG AGCGTGCGCAGAAGCTGCAGAGTTTGACAAACGTAGCCACTGTCAAACACATGAGCCCTAAGTATGAGCTCAGCCTCA GTTGTTGTAACCTTCCCACCAGCGATGAGGGAAATCCCCCATCCACGATGGTGAGGGTGCAGTCCTACACCAACCAAGGTGACACTACTGCCCTAGCCACCCTCTCACACACCGATGTCATCGAG AGCTCGGTGTCTCCTTGCTACTCTCATCTGGTGCTACTAGACCTGGGTCCCTCGTGTCCCCTCACTGGGGTCCTAGAGTTCGAGGTCTTCTCTGTCAACCACACCAATATGGAGATGGGTGACTGCACCTTAGATGGACAAGAGGAGTGCTTGTTGGAGGGCGTG GTATTGAAGTCGCAATCAGTCAAGGGGAACTCAGTACACCTTCGGGTG GGTAATATCATTGGCATAGCAACATGCAATATCAGCTCTCTCACTGAAAGCACCACCACCAAAGAGCTGAAGCTGCCCCTCAG CCAAGGTCAATTTGTGTGTGGTTTTTTGGTGGTAAATGTGACCCAAGTTTCTCAAGTGGAGGAGAGCTATCAACTGCGAAGAAATGCACTCGTCAAT CGTACTGACAAGGATTTACCCGGTGGAGTCTTGCC taATATTCTGACGAATGTGACTCGCTGCCACTTCAGTTTCCCGAGCAGCAAAACTGAAGATGCTAAACTGAAAGTGTTTGAAGAGATGTACGAGTGCGTCTTCAACATTCAGGTCCCAATAGAGCTTCT GAAGTGCTATAATCGTGAAGACATTGCTCTCCTAAAGGAGCTCAACTCAATTGGTGCC cttggtGACAAGTGGCTAGGGGTGCTGCGTGAGTACCAGGCCATGCTGCATGAGTCCATTCAGAGCTACTCCCAATACATCGGGGAAATGGAGAACCTcggag AAACGTGTGGATTCAAACGAAGCACTGTGAAGAGAGACGAAACACTTCAGTTTATTCCCTGTAACCTTCACCTCCAGCGAATGAGGGTCCAGTCTTCCCACGAAGATACTCTAGtcacag gtgagaGGACATACAATTTCTGTACGTTTGGCTGCCCTGCTGATCATGGTCGAAGCTTCAAGAATGGAGGTCTAAGAAAGCTGCTCTCCGAGTGTCGATCAAG TCCCAGTTTTATCTGCAAGTCGACCGAGGGTAAAGCCTCCTCTATCAAACAGACTATAGCCAAACTGGCAGAGATACGAACAGCTATCTGCAAGTACAACAGTGCGCTCTACTCTGCCACAGCCGATGCCAAACCCACCGCCATGAACGAGGCAGTCACTGCTATCTCTAAACAA ATTCAAAATCTCTTCTGGATGATGGAGACAAAGATTGTCAAGGAAGCTGTAGAAGGTCTGATCGTTGCCCGGCCAGGCAATGCCCTCTCAACTGCCCCACCCACCTCTAAGGATGCCAAGAGGATGAGTATGAAGAGACAATCTATTGCAGTGGTGGGAAAGTGTACCTGCGGCAAGTGTTTGAAATGCGTCCCATCTCCCTCcg ACTGGTTGTGGAACGGAAGCAGAGTTGTGCAGATCAGCTCCAAATGGATGATG TCTGACTCGATCAGCAGTATCCAGAATGACCTGGTCAAAATTGTGGGGCTGGTGGAGTCAGCTACTCTTCTCGTCGTAGACCAAC AGCATTTAGCAGTGGCGTCTGAAATTGGCATTGGTTTAGGAACCTTCAAGCCGA CTTATGTGTGGTCCAATACATTGATTCCTGAGTTCTCAAAACTTAAGCAGACTGTGGAGGGATTGTTCAGAGTGGCCACCACCTCTCTCTCGTTTGCTCTGGTCCAG CTTGACTCGTACGTCAAAGAATTGAAGGCTTTGAAGTTGAGAAGAGATGTGGTTTTCTCCCAAGCT CTAACCTCTCTTGTGACTTCGTTCTACACCAGCATAAGTCAAAACTTCACTGATCCCTCCTACTTGCGTCAGATTAGGAAAATCGGATTTCTCGCTCAATTTGAGAGCTTATTGAGCTCTGCAG GTGATGAAAGTGGGATGCTTGAAGATATGTGTGTAGCTGTTGCTGAATTGGCATGCGTCAAGTTTCAG CTACTGGACCTCAGGAGTGAAGATGGTGCTATAGATTTTCAAATCAAAGGAACAAG AGACTCCTTGGTTGTTCAATTTCTTATTGCTCCGGATCTAATGGCTTTGTTACCAGACAAAGCGATACAGTCTGGAGAACTTATATCTGTGGTTCCTGTGCTATTCACACAGGGAGTGAATGAAAAGCAAACATTCGCACATATCAAACACGA TCTCAACTTGACAACTAGTCTTCAGTTACAAGATGAAATAAACAGTCAATCTCTGGATCACCTTTGTTGCTATGTGAAAAAGTTCTTAGAACTTGTCAAAAATCAACAAT CCTCACAAGCACAACTACGTGCAGTAAGAGTCGAAGATCTATTGAGCCACCTCAAGAAAACCTATTCTACCCATAAATCTAAGAACATTGAGCTTCTAGTTGCCTTGCATCAGCTGGTGCATTGGGTGAGAGGTGGCAGAATGACCTCCTGCAAAAGCGGCAAGGACAGAACAAGTATGTCGGTCACACTAGAAGAATGCTGTATGTTGAGGAACAACCATCACTTGCCTGGCTCAGAGTTTGTGAAGACATTATCAACTCTAAGAAG TCATGGCACCCGATTGGAAAACTGTCTCAAGAACACCGGGCACAGGTGCTACCACTTCAATCAGTTGCAGTTGGTCCTACTCCCAAAACTATTGACACCACCACCCTTTACTTGTAGAGACCCAGAATAA
- the LOC135335484 gene encoding mitochondrial potassium channel-like has protein sequence MAKLIRYRYSTGSISRLINNVRDTGEGITGHSEVLQCQEQVQDCKNALKKWRKKLAAANIEYEEVQQQLKGLYVRKTHVYQDQKRDLSVLQAINNEEESLLFSEQKVATSVENCKQNERDSFESLSDAIQESHEKERAQSERMKYYTRIGSLLGAFFGFLGSNFFIKRQITQHNLEQSKRLLQIEETLKHVAHDPLLVKTVETIQQHLNSIDQSVGSMSDKVDGFSTSTKLLESTEGHDRGKKFSSGTLEKPQNSDVVALGSVISYSFLLTLLALM, from the coding sequence ATGGCAAAGCTGATTAGATACCGATATTCTACTGGATCTATTTCTAGACTGATAAACAACGTGAGAGATACCGGAGAAGGTATAACAGGTCATTCAGAAGTTCTTCAATGTCAGGAACAAGTTCAGGATTGCAAAAATGCTCTGAAAAAGTGGAGAAAAAAACTAGCAGCAGCCAATATTGAATATGAGGAAGTTCAACAACAATTGAAAGGATTGTATGTTAGGAAAACACATGTATATCAAGATCAGAAAAGAGACTTATCAGTTTTGCAGGCTATCAATAATGAAGAAGAGTCTCTGTTGTTTAGCGAGCAGAAAGTTGCTACTTCTGTGGAAAACTGCAAACAAAATGAAAGAGACAGCTTCGAATCACTGAGTGATGCAATCCAGGAGTCCCACGAGAAGGAAAGAGCTCAGTCTGAGCGGATGAAATACTACACTAGGATTGGATCATTGTTGGGAGCATTTTTCGGATTTCTTGGATCAAACTTTTTCATCAAGAGGCAAATAACACAGCATAATCTTGAGCAATCGAAACGACTTCTGCAGATTGAAGAAACCCTAAAACACGTAGCACACGATCCTTTACTTGTGAAAACAGTGGAGACCATTCAGCAACACCTAAACTCCATTGATCAATCTGTTGGCAGCATGTCTGATAAAGTGGATGGTTTCAGCACATCCACCAAACTCTTGGAGAGCACTGAAGGACACGATAGGGGAAAGAAATTTTCCTCAGGAACACTTGAAAAACCCCAAAATTCAGATGTTGTAGCTTTAGGCAGTGTAATATCCTATTCATTTCTGTTGACGTTGTTAGCCTTGATGTAA